The proteins below are encoded in one region of Vibrio sp. ED004:
- the trmJ gene encoding tRNA (cytosine(32)/uridine(32)-2'-O)-methyltransferase TrmJ yields the protein MLDNVKVVLVGTSHSGNIGSAARAMKVMGLSQLVLVDPQCEVDEQTLALAAGAGDIAENATIVSTLEEAVRDCGLVVGSSARSRTLEWPMLEPRECGEKFAVEGQKHPVALVFGRERTGLTNDELQKCHYHVCIPANPEYSSLNLAMAVQTLSYEVRVAHLDMVASQYQPQQQDEYPRHDELEMFYEHLEKVIIDTQFISKDKPGQVMNKLRRLFSRARPELQEINTLRGILTSIEKSKNDK from the coding sequence ATGTTAGACAATGTAAAAGTCGTTCTGGTTGGTACGTCTCATTCGGGAAATATCGGATCAGCAGCTCGCGCAATGAAAGTGATGGGTTTGAGTCAATTAGTTCTTGTAGACCCTCAATGTGAAGTTGACGAGCAGACCTTAGCACTGGCTGCTGGTGCAGGTGACATCGCAGAAAACGCGACGATTGTTTCTACTCTTGAAGAAGCAGTAAGAGACTGTGGTTTGGTTGTGGGTTCAAGTGCTCGTTCTCGTACGCTTGAATGGCCAATGCTTGAGCCTCGTGAATGTGGTGAAAAGTTTGCGGTTGAAGGTCAGAAGCACCCGGTAGCATTAGTATTTGGCCGTGAGCGCACTGGCTTAACTAATGATGAACTGCAGAAGTGTCACTACCATGTATGTATTCCAGCTAACCCAGAATACAGCTCGCTAAACCTAGCAATGGCAGTACAGACACTAAGCTACGAAGTACGTGTTGCACACCTTGATATGGTGGCTAGCCAATATCAGCCACAGCAACAAGATGAATACCCACGTCACGACGAACTAGAAATGTTCTATGAACACCTTGAAAAAGTGATCATCGATACCCAATTTATCTCTAAGGATAAGCCGGGTCAGGTGATGAACAAGTTACGTCGTCTATTTAGCCGTGCTCGCCCAGAACTGCAAGAAATCAACACACTTCGTGGTATTTTGACTTCGATTGAGAAGAGCAAAAACGACAAATAA
- the iscR gene encoding Fe-S cluster assembly transcriptional regulator IscR: protein MKLTSKGRYAVTAMLDVALHSQKSPVPLADISERQGISLSYLEQLFSKLRKAGLVASVRGPGGGYRLGAEASDIAVGTVIAAVDESVDATKCHGRADCQGGSRCLTHTLWRDLSSRISSFLNDITLGELMKDNEVLEISDRQDIDLAVNNGFAHKNTSTTTISAAPHGVNARS from the coding sequence ATGAAACTTACATCTAAAGGAAGATATGCGGTAACAGCTATGCTAGATGTAGCACTGCATTCGCAAAAAAGCCCAGTTCCTCTGGCTGACATTTCAGAGCGACAAGGCATCTCGTTATCTTACTTAGAGCAACTTTTTTCTAAGTTACGTAAAGCTGGCTTAGTTGCTAGTGTTCGCGGCCCTGGTGGTGGTTACCGTTTAGGTGCTGAAGCGAGCGATATCGCTGTCGGAACTGTGATTGCAGCAGTAGATGAATCAGTGGATGCGACTAAGTGTCACGGTCGAGCAGATTGCCAAGGTGGTAGTCGTTGTTTAACTCACACTCTATGGCGTGATTTAAGCTCCCGAATCAGCAGCTTCTTAAACGACATTACGCTCGGAGAGCTAATGAAAGATAACGAAGTTTTAGAAATTTCTGATCGTCAAGATATCGATCTTGCGGTTAATAATGGTTTTGCACATAAAAATACGAGCACTACAACGATTAGTGCAGCACCTCACGGTGTTAATGCCCGCTCTTAG